In a genomic window of Candidatus Aminicenantes bacterium:
- the arcC gene encoding carbamate kinase, which yields MKKIVIAIGGNSLIPSGQRGFIEEQKEASYETCEHIADMIGAGHQLVIAHGNGPQVGNILLRNDAGEQIHGIPQMPMDICGADSQGGIGYMLSQALINVLRAKKIKKGVVTVITQCVVDRNDEAFKNPRKPVGPFYKADQVEQKKKTNPSWTLIEDAGRGYRRVVASPIPVRIVEQPAIETLVHSGQIVIAVGGGGIPVIEKENGDLEGVAAVIDKDNASCVLAHNIKADIFMISTDVPQVFINYKKPDQRGLSQMTVSEAKKYLADGQFAKGSMEPKIKASIRFVESGGEMAIITNPQSLMKALNGQAGTRITKG from the coding sequence ATGAAGAAAATTGTAATCGCGATCGGCGGCAATTCATTGATTCCTTCCGGTCAGAGAGGCTTCATCGAAGAGCAGAAAGAGGCTTCTTACGAAACGTGCGAACATATCGCCGATATGATCGGCGCCGGCCATCAATTGGTCATCGCGCACGGCAACGGCCCGCAGGTCGGCAACATCCTCCTGCGCAACGATGCGGGCGAGCAGATCCACGGCATTCCGCAAATGCCAATGGACATCTGCGGCGCCGATTCACAGGGCGGGATCGGCTATATGCTGTCGCAGGCGCTGATCAATGTCCTCCGCGCCAAGAAAATAAAAAAGGGCGTCGTCACGGTGATCACGCAGTGCGTCGTCGACCGCAACGACGAGGCATTCAAGAATCCGCGCAAGCCGGTCGGTCCATTCTACAAGGCCGATCAGGTCGAGCAGAAAAAGAAAACCAATCCCAGCTGGACCCTCATCGAGGACGCCGGCCGCGGGTACCGCCGCGTGGTCGCTTCGCCTATTCCGGTGCGCATCGTCGAACAGCCGGCGATCGAGACCCTGGTCCATAGCGGGCAGATCGTCATTGCCGTCGGCGGCGGCGGCATCCCCGTGATCGAAAAGGAGAACGGGGACCTCGAGGGAGTTGCCGCGGTCATCGACAAGGACAATGCGTCGTGCGTGCTGGCCCACAATATCAAGGCCGATATCTTCATGATTTCGACCGATGTGCCCCAGGTTTTTATCAACTACAAGAAGCCGGACCAGCGGGGGCTCAGCCAGATGACCGTCAGCGAAGCGAAAAAATATCTGGCCGACGGGCAATTTGCCAAGGGCTCGATGGAACCGAAGATCAAGGCGAGCATCAGATTCGTCGAGAGCGGCGGCGAGATGGCGATCATCACCAATCCGCAGTCACTGATGAAAGCGCTGAACGGTCAGGCGGGGACGCGAATAACCAAAGGTTAG